The genomic stretch ttaacgaattaaatgcagcaccaaccaataggctgtaaaataaaaaatgaaaacgacTGAACAAATCAAACGAACGCAAGCAAGCACGGAGGCCCCTATTGGCCGGGGCCCCTGGGCTCAAGCCCAATCAAGCCCAATGGTAAGTCCGGCCATGCCGAGGTACATGTATTTTTCTAGGGCAGGCACCACAGCAAATAAAGTCTTaaagaaacaaataaatatagtaggctacactgaaaaaaaatcgGTAGAAATTACGTgttactggcagctgtttgccagtaacttattgtaaatttaaatttatgttatttacctgcaacagtttgttcaaagttaaatgaacattaaacaataacctttgtctttacagaatataactataaaataacagcctcatgcctCAAGCAGGAACCAGATTTCCTCATCACccttttcctgttttttttccttcagatttttttccccagaatgctttgcttgaggctgttatttaagttttattctgtaaagataaggACTTGCTAATGTTTCGtgttcatttaaatttaaacaaactgctgcaggtaaataacataaatttaaatctacagtaagttactggcaaccagcagtaatactgtcatttctattgaattttttacagtgtagatttcAAACCATCTCAGTATGCAGAAgacttgtgttggtcattaggaatacattgtaataaCTATTTTACCATCTTGGGCACACTGGGCTGTGTCAGTAAAGTAAACATAGGCTAACCGCCTatagaataatttaaatgaattaacaGAATGCTACCAAGAATTagtttattaattacattaattaCATTCACAATATGCACACACTCATTATACACTAAATAAAACATCAGTAATGCTGTGGCAGAACTAGAATGTGGCCAAGGCTACTTTGGGTCCATAGTCCATGAATGAAAACAACATGTAATTCTTAAAAAAAGCATGAATAAATCTATAATTGCTTATTACTTCACATTACCCAAAATTAGATAAATATTCCTCTTGCCCTGCATGCATTATACTAACTGTAAGATATAAACATAACGCAAGGGTGAATTTTAAACTTCtgacatctgatttactgtctgttaataaAGCAAAAGATCTCATGTTAACTGCAGTAACATAAATGGTTCAGGAAATCAATATCCCATAAACTCaattcaaatagcagagctcaacactaaggattgttggcaaaaaagtaatttatttaaaagtaaacgAATGAATTAATCTTTTTTAACGAGGTTACAGAAGTCAGAGTCAGgaccagtgagtgattttctcttttttgttgtttaaaaattTAACTTCAATGACTTCAACAAGTACTGTTTATTAATCTTTAAGACTGAATGCAATCAAATGTTTACACTCGGTTAAGACGATACTCACTAAGACAGCTAATTTTACAAATGTTATGTAAATTTGTCCGTTTATTGTATATCTGATAACTTTCTTGCACTTCCACTAATTGATGTATTGCGTACCTGTCCTCCTTGGAGTAGCACCACTGTTTGCCTGGTTTAATTTGATTGGTCAGCTTGAAGTCATTTTGACCTTATCTGATTTGAAGGCGGgatgcatgatctctgaaagccaatgttgacatttgaaatcacctactGTAtgggcaacgatgttggttagtagacacgccccttactgctgattggctacaagtatgttttggtacttggcccgactcccttttccaaagtgttttttaaaatcatgcaccccgcctttaatgcgGCGCAGCACAGACTAGTTGGcttgtgacatcacactacCATGAGATGAATTTGAAAGCATACTGAGCCATTTACTGTCGAATCGCAATGGCGGTGCTAAGATGTCACATGTCGATCGGTCTGTGCGGCACCTCAGGAAGCCAAGTGAGCGCTAAGTGTTGAGTCAAGACGAGCTTTAGAAAATTACTGAGGTCCAGCCCTCGACTAGGCTAGAACTTCTCcagctctctctctgtcttctAATTAAACCCGTGCGGCGCGTCTTGTGGGGTTCTGAGTGAGATGTGTTGAATTTACCCGGGCTGTGTCGACCAATCGGTAGATTCAATCGAACACATGTTGACATAAAACAATTGACGTGTCATGCAAATGAGCACTAAAAACCCGATCGCCCATTGCATTTTTTGTCATGGGTGCTCACACATGCCCGGGTACTTGTAAAACAAAGTGCTCGCGCTGTGTCAAAAACTTAATTTGGTCTGGAGCCCTTGGTGCCCCCCTATTGCCTGGTGCCCCAGGGCACTCGcccaatcccgtctatggataattTGGCCCTGACTGTAATGTAACCTTCTAAGTTGTTAAATGTTACATTTACCTGTCAGGCTCCACATGTTATTTATAATAGTCAATTAAAACAGCAAGATgaattgcttttttaaataaatttagcctagtcccagactaaactgcatgtttgagctgccttaatttgcAATGACATATATTAGTGtcttgtctcaagatgcacaccagcatggtttttattaatgtatgtttgtataacctacttaaatgtccttatATAATTTAGGCCTAGTCATAGAttcatctaaaccctgtccaggaaacagCCCCTAAATGTTATTGAAGTTAAGTGGTGTTAAAACCAGCAACTACTAATCTGTGTTTCTTTCTCACCACAGGGTTCAGTACTGAAGACACTGTGTTTGTGGAGACAGGAGCTTCTCTTGAACTGAATATACAGAGAGATAAACTACCTGATCAGTTTGAGGAGATATTCTGGCAGAATGAAAAATCAGACACTATAGTGAAATATTATATTCAATTTAAAGCAGTTAAAGTTTACCATGACTACGAGGACAGAGTGGATTTTAATACTGAAAGTTTCTCTCTTACACTGAAGAACATGAAGAAGACAGACAGTGGAGTTTATACAGCTAAAACAACTGGAAAAATAAATAGAGATGTTGCTGAACACAGAGTCTCTGTTATAGGTGAGAGCTGATTAATGACATGAAATGTAGATTTGTTAGGGGTTTGCAGTCTCACAGCATTTAGAATTGAGCACCATGAATCCAATGCAatacaaaacaatacaatacaagcCTTCATTTATGCTAATATTGTTGTTTTTATCATCACTGTTGGTTATTTGTTGTGTGGTGATGTTTAAACTTCagctttaatttatttaatgagGTTTAATGATTGTCACAGAGTAATGTTGTCTACTACAATAATTTGTACTACACTACATACAAAAATATAGCTTCACTTCTTACTACTTTTTTCCCATCAAAGCCTGATTTCTAAATTATAACAGTATGCTACAGGTTAAACAGTGTATTTCCAATACTGTTTCATGGCAATtcatattttacaaggtggctaatttggaccacatttgtacatttttgtacactttgcttttgcccctgtgacttTGTGGGTTGGGTATTCTCattgtttttgtatgattcattacgtatgaattagccaactcataaaatacttATGAATTATCATGAGGTCAAGCTGGTATTTCTATAACTATAACTGGATAGAAAAGGTTGATCTTTCTGCAGTTCGTTAGTTCATACTGTGTTGTGTATCTTTGTGGGTTTATATTCTTTCATGTGTGTTTCAGATCCAGTGAAGACTCCTGAGCTGACTGTCATCTCTTACCCGAGCAGTGACTCCTGTACTGTAAACTTCACATGTAGAGCTCATGACCTTACACTTCACTCCACTTATAATAATGACAGCTGCTCTCCAGAGGAAGTGACATCACATGAGAAGTTCACTCTCATCCTGATCTGTAGTAATGAAACCATCatctgtaaccatagcaacccTGTCAGCTGGGAAACAGACATGATAGACATTACACAGCTTTGTAAAGGTAGAAGTTTCCTCCTagacaacacacacatatacacacacacagcacaatGCTTTTAATAAAGATGCAACAATAGCAGAAATCTGTTGAATCTAGCAGGATCTCACAGATAGTGAGGTTTATTAGCAGTTTTAGTGATTTTAGTTTGAATTTACTGTGTTACAGTTCATCCAGAGAATCTACATCAACCAAACAATTTCATTACTCCCATCTGGATGGTGGTCTGTATAGTGGTGGTGTTGGTGGTGGCAGTGGTGGTGGGGTTTGTGTTTTTGTCCCGCTGCAGGAAGAGACACTTTAAGGTACATTAAAGATTTTACCATTAAAGCATTCACTACCAATTACATGACTATAAacttgattaaaatgtaaaatataatataatatataaacttGACAACAATacaataataacaacaatacTTGAGTACAACACAATGATTGCAGACCTTGCTTGACCTTGTTAGCAGTGGCTGCCGTGGTGGCGTGAATTTAAAATACGTGTTTGtggtgtcatgtgtgttgcttgtcatgacaaaatatgtgtttgttgcataaacatactgtatgtgcatcatgtgtcattTCAAAATTTGTGTCTGCTGCACACACagcgaaagggtttatgataaaagaaacgTTGACAAAATACTCACAAAACACTAATTTAACACTAACACTTAACTCTGATTaaacatgagattaagcgagtatctggaaAACATGagggtctcttttatcataaacctctTTGAAGGTTTATGATAAGTGTCGTCCACTGAGGCTCGCTCTGAATAAATCCTCTCGTCTCAGTGGAAGATTCTGGCAAAATCAAGTGTCCAAATTCACTCACTCGTTTTCATTTACTTATTTAAGTGAACTATATTAGTGAACTAATGTAAGGAATAGTGAATGAGGGTAAGGGGGCTATTTCATACATTGTCATTGTTTTGATTTACTGTGTGTACAAGCTGAAAGTGACTGAAATGAAAGTAAAAGCGATTCTGATGCctctacactgtcaaaaaaataaaGGGTCAAAAGCTGTCACAGGGCAAATAAtttaatctgcatcaatgtgttatattttctaaaataaaacaaaaaaatatctgCCCCCATATGTAATTTTAAGAGTCTGATAGGTCTCAGCTGTTGTGTTCTGCTGACAAGCGGAGTATGAGGGAACAGCAAGTGACGCAACTAGACGTAGGCTAGACCATCTCATTTCAATTCGCTTCTTTGCCTTCAAAGTCTGCTGGCTTAAAAGGATCcagaccctgaattgggatACACCCGCTTGTGTGACGAATTCGGACTGCCTTCCTTGCAGCCCGGTGATGTAATTTGTCTCCAAATATGGCCTTGGAAGGCTGCAgtccctgaattgggatgcacccattGTGCTCTTTGCTGCCTCCTTTTATTCTGTCACTTTCTATTTCCTGTCAAGTGATTACTCAAATGACAGGTAGaccatataaaataaaagacatacacACAAATAAAAAGTAAGAGATAAAATGTCTAAGACTATAATATGTAAAACCTATTAAAactcaaatatacataaaacACAATATATGTATAGAGAGCGGTTTACCATAAAACTCATAAAACATGAGTCTTGTGTTGCAGTGTCACAAATGTTTACTTgcacattattttcagttttgttgCTTTTATACGCTTATAGGCTGGGACATTTTCTTTCAAATAACTTATCGGCTATAAGCACTTTAGGAAGTGATTTTCTAAATACCAAACTCTTTTATAATATCCTCTTTCAGGCACAAGATGCAACAGGAGAAACCAGCACGATCTTCATCCAACCGTGAGATCAAACTGAAACAACAGCTGGCTTTTATGGAGATTATACAGCAGTTGTTCAGttgcaaaaatataacatttaacctttaaaaacaaagaatatacagaaatgtacatatatttcaTTCATTGATGGTTTTGCTCTTGAACAAGAATCTAGTACATTTCAAGTTAAGTTgatacaaaatgttaaatgcagAAAACACATCTTTTAGCAGCACATGCTTACTCCATAAATCTCTTTACAATTTATTTAGCATCAAGTATTCAGTTAGTAATTATTCTCTAAACAATTAGTATAAAAAACTTGCACCTTTATGTCTTACACCACGCCGTCTCTTATTTAATCCTTCTACCATAAAGGACTTTACTGAAAAATCATTCTGCCAGCAGcatggtatttctgaatggtttgaggccgggattaagcagatttgaggTGAAAGTATTTGACTAACATATAATATGTGCTGACTGAGAGCATTCTGTCAAtatcattatttcatttttgatggaggtggaatttagtggcttttgcatctgagctctttatatTTTGTCTGACTGTGCTGAACTGTAATCTGTGTTAATTATTAAcatattgttttgtgttattctaaacattgtgtcattttaaaacattatggggcagtttccagCACAGGGTTTAATACAGGCCTTAGTTATagttatatttaagtagtttttacaaacaaaccttacaaaaaacaatactggtgtgcatcttgagacaaaataataataatggcgcttttccattgcatagaacccatggtttggtttagtttgggtcgggtcagcctacttttgggagctttgaacagaacagaaactgtcatatGAGACAGAGgaagtgataaacgcgatgtgcaaacagaGAAATATGTATgtgaatgtacaacaacgctctcacttgtatgatgtcacagcagtaggcagcgcaaatataacgacacgcctataatccctcccactctgaagtATTACTAAACTCGAattgatggaaaagctaaccccgccaaagtgaggtgagctgacccgaccggacccaaaccaaaccgtggggtactgtgcaatggaaaagtgccataacagtgatgtatgttaagatatgtcagtgcaagatgtttttaaatgaaggcagctcaaacatacattttagtctgggactagtctTAAACCCTGACTGGGAACCTGCACCATTATGTCAAAATGTTGTATCCAATTTTGTTGATTTGCAATCTTAAataatactttcaaaatcaattGTTTGAGAAATTACTTGAGAAAATCATATAGCATTTGGTGTGTTATCCTGAAAcatgttttttcttaattgcgAGGTTTGAATTTTCTATTGCTATGAAATTTCTGCATTGATAAATTCCTAGGACCCCCATGAAAATGAGATGTTGGATCTCATGGGGTTGATCCtctaataaatgttaataaataaataaataaaataaaaaatccctGTTGCTCTTTCTATTTTTTGATGAAGAAAAGATTAGTTTAtttggaaaaataaaaatatttgttataaacaaacgtcccattttttaaactggTTTAGGAATGGGATCAGTTGGTTTAATCAATTATTTAATCAAGATGTTTACTTACCAAGAATCTCTCTCTTGTTTTAATATTTCTGTTACTCCAAAACATTATGCCATTGTATTTGATGCTATGCCTAGTGGTGTCATTATGTTATTTATGGGCAACAaccatattttaaataataataaaaatattaattttcttttttctgttgatGACTGTTTCCACTTCTCTTGCTATCATAACATGAAACAGATTATATTGCGTCAGCTTGAAATGTGAAGCCCTATTGGCTTTGTGAGCGATTGTGTCATGCTCTTATGTTGTGCTTTATGTTTGAATAAGATAAGCAAAAACTGACATAAATAATCTGAGTGTCTATTTACACTAAGTGCAAATATGGTCCCTTATTGTCAATGTCTGTCAGTAGCGCAACGAGCCAACACCGGGCCCCTAAGCAGGATTATCAAGGTGGGCCCTCTATTACAGCACGTGATGACGCAATGTCCACAAGCAGGCTACAATGAATAGGACAGGATaggatcatagagacacagCATAAGAGATGAGATGACTGACAAAATCAGAAATAGACTACGTGcaccacaacaaaaacaaaacactggTGACGGCGCACCATAATATATGAAAAAACACTGCTCGTACACACAAATACGTCTAGGTCTAAATGCATAAAAAAGATGCTCACTCACATTATAGGCTATAGCGTTACATTATTACCACATTAAAATTAATAGCGGCATTTTCCGGGCTTCAGTTCTGGATGGCATGatgtaggtatgtgacaaaattTTGAACATGGTCaaatgctaaaactagttgttcagaaagaaagagcttgaaaaaaactttaaaacgacACCaagtctatgggttcaagaataacaaaatactggccatttgaaactcgaaaatcATCTTTATTCACAAAAACACAGCTCAATCATTACATACGCAGAAAGATCGATCCATACGGGTTAAAATCATCTGTTTACTTACTGCTGCACTTTTGTGCTTTGCTTCAGGTGTCTGGTGTAGTGTTTGAGTTTTTAAAACGTTATTGTTTCTTGTTTGTGTTGAGAAACCAAAAGATACAAACCAGCCGATTTCAAACGTGCACAGAAACTCTGGGCTCTGATTGATTAGGCTCTATCGCTAGCGGTGATTTCATTGGGCGATGTAACCACACAGTTTGCACGTTGCCAAGCATTAAAAACCTGTGAGAAAACCCGGAAACAGAGGATAGTGATGAATATGCGATAGGGCCCCCTGACTGTCAATCAAAATCTTCCAGTTGGGCGGGCTCCTGATTGGTCAGGGCCCATAAGCACCGCTTACCCTGCTTACCGATAGTTATGCCCCTGATGTCTGTTTGGAgcagtaacatttaaaaaagacatcaacagcTTCAGTAGTGCAGGGATTAGTGTGTATGGCTCGTGGGACTGACTTTTGGCGGGATGTCGATGTTTCGTATCCGCCTTTTGTTGACCTCACTCTTCTCCCTTATTACATGTAGCATCTGTTGCTAAGAAAATATCACTTAGTGTTAATAAACGATGCCTAAATTAATATGCTGGGCTATATACATTTTGTGTTGGATAGTATGCTATTTTCACATGTTATGGTATACTGATGCAATTAAACATTTCATAAGTTTTAAAGGCAAGCAGAAATGCACAAATTGTGATCATCTCAAGGCAAGAATGGATCTCCATCACACAGGATTTGGCCCAGAAGTTAATATCTATGTCAGAGCAAATGCAGAGATTACAATAtaagattttaaacaaatgaTTACACTTTACTGCAAATGATTTATTAAAACTCAAAAGTGCAAGCAGAACTTTAAATCTAAAGACAAAAATTAACAACAACAACTTTGTTAATGCAAAAACAGGTGGGAATGAAACAGATCAACATTTCCTTTAACAacattacactcttaaaacgaatgtgttaaaataacacatcttgtgtctagttaaggacaacacatctagtgtgttgtcctaacttaacacatctctgtgttatttttgtaacaacacactttgtgttgttttaacacatcttgtgttgtcccttctatttattttaactcaaaatcaacacaaaatgaaacataatgtgttaaataggataacacaaaacaCTGTTAAATTTACACATCTCTTAGTGTACTACTGTATGTGACTTGTAATAAACTTTCTATATCAAACGAACACTAAAAACTGCAGTTGTTAAACATATATTGAACTGGCTTATAGATTGACTTAGTTTTGCTTTATAAGAATGACAGCAAAGAGAAATGACAAGccattaatatttataatttttttaatttctatGTAAGTATTGAAGTCCTGAAGTTGAAGTTGTGTTTGTGAGCTGTTCCAGAAAGAGGGCGTGAAACCAAAAAAGCTTTTGGTTTACTTCAGTCTGATCTTTATCAACAGTCATGATGAACACATTAAGGTTTGTGACGTTGATCTACTGTATTGTATGTAACAGTGGTCCAGATATCTTCTGTCATCTTATGAATGTGGGTcttacaacaaataaaataaaacagatgTTAGTGTATTACTGAAGAGTGATGATGCATTACtgtttagtaaaataatgtttaataatattAGTAGATATTTAATGACACTACTGGAAACAAGCAACAAACACTTTATCTGTAACActgaaacattttaattttgaaatgtacaaaTTTAGAGACCATGACAGTGTGTATTATCTAATGTTAGCTGTCAGAAGAAAATaatcccaagctgtcactggagtttaaaaaagtcctaatatctaccatttaggtacagatatgtatacatttggcaccaatatgtaactttgcGGTACTAATCTGCACTCTATGGttaccaatgtgtacctctgaggtactgatATGAACTTTTTTGGTGtgatgtgtactttttgaaagggtaccacccctgTGATGGCTATATAGGGAGCACTTTTTGAAAAACAATTCTGACAGTACAAGAAATTATATGAATCTTACCTCAACATCATCATAGTCTATATTAGCATCCTTCTGAACACCTGAGAAATATAAAATAGAATTACTTTACACGTTACAGCTTGGAAACATTGGAAACATTATTATGATTGTATGACTTGCACGAAAAAACTGCCTTTTCTGTCCCTGcaggtacctttttgtacctttatgggtatacaacacattgacatgttgtacattttggggtacaatattataccccaGGACATATTGTGTAAAATTGTTAAATTAGTAATTCTCGTCTCCTGTGTCTGGTAACGCGTGACATCCTTTGTatcgttagaaccccagtcatgtttttgaatggtcgtgcatcattcccCCTCAGTTTCCCCTGTGactggagaaatacagatttcagtgttgcacttccttctttcaatgatgtaaaaattgtCATTTTGCGTCGTTGAAAAAAGGAACTGCTGTACTTTTGTCGAGGGTCAAAGA from Paramisgurnus dabryanus chromosome 6, PD_genome_1.1, whole genome shotgun sequence encodes the following:
- the LOC135767140 gene encoding CD48 antigen-like — encoded protein: MEACHYLASFILLIFIPGFSTEDTVFVETGASLELNIQRDKLPDQFEEIFWQNEKSDTIVKYYIQFKAVKVYHDYEDRVDFNTESFSLTLKNMKKTDSGVYTAKTTGKINRDVAEHRVSVIDPVKTPELTVISYPSSDSCTVNFTCRAHDLTLHSTYNNDSCSPEEVTSHEKFTLILICSNETIICNHSNPVSWETDMIDITQLCKVHPENLHQPNNFITPIWMVVCIVVVLVVAVVVGFVFLSRCRKRHFKAQDATGETSTIFIQP